One part of the Mariniflexile litorale genome encodes these proteins:
- a CDS encoding lipid-binding SYLF domain-containing protein, whose product MKTLKNAMIACLFLITFGATAQNNKDKEIMADAQNAKSTLIAKDAGLEKFFKNASGYAIFPNVGKGGLIIGGASGNGVVYENGKAIGMTSLKKINIGLQAGGQAVIEVIFFETDAALAKFKQGNYEFSAEASAVVAEEGKSENASYSDGVMVFALPKAGLMADASVGGQKFEYHAFKK is encoded by the coding sequence ATGAAAACTCTAAAAAATGCAATGATAGCTTGCCTCTTTCTAATAACTTTTGGGGCAACTGCACAGAATAACAAAGACAAAGAAATCATGGCTGATGCACAAAACGCCAAATCAACACTTATAGCAAAAGATGCGGGTCTTGAGAAGTTTTTTAAAAATGCTTCTGGTTATGCTATTTTTCCAAATGTTGGAAAAGGAGGTTTAATCATTGGTGGTGCAAGTGGTAATGGTGTTGTGTATGAAAACGGCAAAGCAATTGGTATGACTTCTTTGAAAAAAATAAATATTGGACTCCAAGCAGGTGGACAAGCAGTTATTGAAGTTATCTTTTTTGAAACTGATGCAGCTTTAGCTAAATTTAAACAAGGTAATTATGAATTTTCGGCAGAAGCTTCTGCAGTAGTAGCGGAAGAAGGAAAATCTGAAAATGCTAGTTATTCTGATGGTGTTATGGTTTTTGCTTTACCTAAAGCGGGTCTTATGGCTGATGCTTCGGTAGGTGGACAAAAATTTGAATATCATGCTTTTAAAAAATAA
- a CDS encoding ABC transporter permease — translation MSKKLYKSNNIAFSMPPFFSLIKEKSTLFFIDIANVLEYLKTVLRNLFTKTFEFQEFLKQCYQIGNKSVGLISITGIIVGLVLTIQSRPPLVEFGAVAMLPGMVAISIIREMGPVITALICAGKIGSSMGAELGSMRVTEQIDAMEVSNTNPINFLIIPRVLAATVMIPILTLYADAIGIFGSWLGINLKDSVSLELFLNQAFSQVEFIDIIPAIIKTFFFGAVIGLVGCYKGYNAGSGTASVGIAANSAVVTASLLLIIVDLIAVQITDLL, via the coding sequence ATGTCTAAAAAACTATATAAATCCAATAACATAGCTTTTAGTATGCCTCCTTTTTTTTCTCTTATAAAGGAAAAGAGTACGCTGTTTTTTATAGATATAGCGAATGTATTGGAGTATTTAAAAACGGTCTTGAGGAACCTCTTCACTAAAACATTTGAATTCCAAGAATTTTTAAAGCAGTGTTATCAAATCGGTAATAAATCGGTTGGTTTAATTTCCATTACAGGTATAATCGTAGGTTTGGTTTTAACCATTCAATCCAGACCCCCATTGGTAGAGTTTGGTGCAGTTGCTATGTTACCAGGTATGGTTGCTATTTCTATAATTAGAGAAATGGGACCCGTAATTACAGCTTTAATATGTGCAGGTAAAATAGGTTCCAGCATGGGAGCCGAATTAGGTTCTATGCGGGTTACCGAACAAATTGATGCCATGGAAGTGTCAAACACGAATCCTATAAATTTTTTAATCATTCCTAGAGTTTTAGCGGCTACCGTAATGATTCCAATACTTACACTCTATGCAGATGCTATTGGTATTTTTGGAAGTTGGTTGGGTATAAACCTTAAAGACTCGGTAAGTTTAGAACTGTTTTTAAATCAAGCATTTAGTCAAGTCGAATTTATAGATATTATTCCTGCTATAATAAAAACATTCTTTTTCGGTGCTGTAATTGGTTTAGTTGGTTGTTATAAAGGCTATAACGCAGGTAGTGGAACAGCGAGTGTAGGAATAGCAGCGAATTCCGCTGTAGTAACCGCATCATTATTATTAATCATTGTAGACTTAATTGCTGTACAAATAACCGATTTACTGTAA
- a CDS encoding mechanosensitive ion channel family protein produces the protein MDSEVYIFKESVYKSWTNLISHLPSVLLSVFIFIIGLLVIKLINKYAKKIVISNANDPLIADFILSIISFLLTVVLFVVCLGILGFDDVTNKILAGAGLTTFIIGFALKDIGENFLAGILMAFQRPFRIGDLIEIDGVKGRVIEMSLRSTTIKTVDGIDAYIPNGSILKNNLKNYTIDELMRNNFIVSVVHDAKIDEALSLIDLILNENEFVLKVPMYSVLVDKIENDLVSIVVYYWYRTNEVKAPGGKLKSDLQLSVYAVLKSAGFNLPTTTVSIEKLEKSE, from the coding sequence ATGGACTCAGAAGTATATATATTTAAGGAATCTGTATATAAATCTTGGACGAATTTAATATCCCACTTACCAAGCGTTTTATTATCAGTTTTTATATTTATAATAGGACTTTTAGTTATTAAGTTGATAAATAAATATGCGAAAAAAATAGTCATTTCAAATGCCAATGATCCCTTAATAGCAGATTTTATTCTAAGTATTATTTCATTCCTATTAACTGTAGTTTTATTTGTTGTTTGTTTAGGTATTTTAGGTTTTGATGATGTTACCAATAAAATTTTAGCAGGTGCAGGGTTAACCACCTTCATAATAGGTTTTGCTCTTAAAGATATAGGTGAAAACTTTTTAGCAGGTATATTAATGGCATTTCAACGCCCATTTAGAATTGGAGATTTGATTGAAATAGACGGGGTAAAAGGAAGAGTTATAGAAATGAGTTTGCGGTCAACAACCATAAAAACAGTAGATGGTATTGATGCTTACATTCCAAATGGTTCCATATTAAAAAACAATTTAAAGAACTATACAATAGATGAGTTGATGCGAAATAATTTTATTGTAAGTGTGGTGCACGACGCAAAAATAGATGAAGCTCTGAGTCTTATAGACTTGATTCTAAATGAAAACGAATTTGTATTAAAAGTGCCTATGTATTCTGTTCTAGTGGATAAAATAGAAAATGATTTAGTAAGCATTGTTGTATATTATTGGTACCGAACTAATGAGGTAAAAGCTCCAGGAGGAAAATTAAAATCAGATTTACAATTAAGTGTTTACGCTGTTTTAAAATCCGCAGGTTTTAACCTACCAACTACAACCGTTTCTATAGAAAAATTAGAAAAAAGTGAATGA
- a CDS encoding MlaD family protein — translation MKPNKNAYKIKLGIFVSLGLLILFVIIFFIGSNQNLFSSKFKISTNFRNVSGLQVGGQVRFSGIAVGTIESISIINDSTVNVVAMMDKEVKKFIKKDSRASITSEGVIGDKILMISQGSSKSAEVRDGTSLKSIEPVEFDDILASIKITAENAEVITDELATMLIDINEGEGTLGKLLNDEGVARDMEKTMENLRQGSKGLEENMEAAKHNFLLRGYFKKKEREKEKAREEAEKEAKKKAEEK, via the coding sequence ATGAAACCCAATAAAAACGCATATAAAATAAAACTAGGAATTTTTGTGTCATTAGGACTATTAATATTATTTGTAATTATTTTCTTTATAGGAAGTAATCAAAATTTATTTAGTTCAAAATTTAAAATTAGTACCAATTTTCGAAATGTGAGTGGACTTCAAGTTGGTGGTCAGGTGCGTTTTTCAGGAATTGCAGTAGGAACTATTGAAAGTATATCAATCATTAACGATTCTACGGTAAATGTAGTAGCTATGATGGATAAGGAAGTTAAAAAATTCATTAAGAAAGATAGTAGAGCATCAATAACCTCGGAAGGTGTTATAGGTGATAAAATTTTAATGATATCACAGGGAAGTTCAAAATCTGCGGAAGTTAGAGATGGTACTTCTCTTAAATCAATAGAGCCTGTTGAATTTGATGACATCTTAGCATCTATTAAAATTACTGCAGAAAATGCAGAAGTCATTACAGATGAATTAGCCACCATGTTAATCGATATTAATGAGGGAGAAGGTACTTTAGGAAAGTTGTTAAACGATGAAGGTGTCGCTAGAGATATGGAAAAAACTATGGAAAATTTAAGACAAGGTTCTAAAGGCTTAGAAGAAAATATGGAAGCTGCTAAGCATAATTTTCTATTAAGAGGCTATTTTAAAAAGAAAGAAAGAGAAAAGGAAAAGGCTAGAGAAGAAGCTGAAAAAGAAGCTAAAAAGAAAGCCGAAGAAAAGTAA
- a CDS encoding CsbD family protein → MNKDQIEGKWKQIKGKFKQKYGDLTDDDLTYSEGKFDEMLGNLQEKTGKKKEDIKKEIESW, encoded by the coding sequence ATGAATAAAGATCAAATAGAAGGTAAATGGAAACAAATTAAAGGTAAGTTCAAACAAAAATACGGAGATCTTACCGATGATGATTTAACCTATTCTGAAGGTAAATTTGACGAAATGTTGGGTAATCTTCAAGAAAAAACAGGAAAGAAAAAAGAAGACATCAAAAAAGAAATTGAATCGTGGTAA
- a CDS encoding ATP-binding cassette domain-containing protein, translating to MENNTNNILIDIQDLKKSFGDQKVLDGITLQLHENENLVVLGKSGSGKSVLIKCIVSLLKHDEGSITVGEQELTDINEEGLIEVRKKIGFLFQSAALYDSMTVRENLSFALSRLNKKFSEEEINNKIVEALENVGLPDSIDKMPSELSGGMKKRIGLARTLVVNPKIILYDEPTTGLDPVTSDEISHLINDTQEKFKNSSIIITHDINCVKTVADRIAMIKEGKVYKVGSLEEFVNDDDAYIKSFFK from the coding sequence ATGGAAAATAACACAAACAATATACTTATTGATATTCAAGATCTCAAAAAAAGTTTTGGAGACCAAAAAGTGCTTGATGGTATAACCCTGCAACTTCATGAAAATGAGAATTTAGTGGTGTTAGGGAAATCGGGTTCAGGGAAATCGGTTTTAATTAAATGCATTGTGAGTCTTTTAAAACACGATGAAGGAAGTATTACAGTAGGAGAGCAGGAGTTAACAGATATTAATGAAGAGGGTTTAATAGAAGTTCGTAAAAAAATAGGGTTTCTATTTCAAAGTGCTGCTCTGTATGATTCTATGACTGTAAGAGAGAATTTAAGTTTTGCACTTTCAAGATTAAATAAAAAATTTTCAGAAGAAGAAATAAATAATAAAATTGTTGAAGCTTTAGAAAATGTGGGTTTGCCTGATTCTATAGATAAAATGCCTTCAGAATTATCAGGAGGAATGAAAAAAAGAATAGGTTTAGCTAGAACTTTGGTTGTGAACCCTAAAATCATTTTATACGATGAACCAACGACTGGTTTAGACCCCGTAACTTCCGATGAAATAAGTCATTTGATAAACGATACCCAAGAAAAATTCAAAAATTCATCCATAATAATTACACATGATATTAACTGCGTAAAAACAGTAGCCGATCGAATTGCTATGATAAAAGAAGGCAAAGTTTATAAAGTAGGCAGTTTAGAAGAATTCGTTAACGACGACGACGCATACATAAAATCATTTTTTAAATAG
- a CDS encoding BamA/TamA family outer membrane protein — protein MKSNIYIALLFLVALCLGCSGTRKITEGDLLYVGHTLKVEKGKESKKTRKSVKSELDDLIRPKPNKSILGMRPGIFFYNLVGEVKKDKGFKHWVKYKLGEAPVLMGDVDLEYNKKVIQNYVENKGFFNAESKADSIRKGKKAEANYEVKLHNQYKIKSVSFPTDTTLLSKEINMLKEKSVLKVGKPYDLDVIKRERTRMDAKLKERGFYYFNEDYLLVQVDSTVANHEVDLIVKIKDDVPEKAKNQYRINNIFVYPSFNLKRDTISTRKMETVTYEDLTIIDNKTVFKPFIFDKTLLFDKGDLYNRTTHNLSLNRLITLGTFKFVKNEFKVNDSLNNYLDAYYYLTPLQKKSIQVEALAKTNSANYSGTELNVNWSNRNTFKGAELLKISAFAGLEVQVSGQNNGFNVYRFGGEANLIWPRFISPFNMSSGSAYVPNTKASLSYEYQLRTKLYSLKTFNGSFGYLWKENERKEHSLNVVNIAYTSSNNVSDLYKSQIAENPSLQKVIDKQFILGTTYSYTYTNTMLKNRKNNIYFKGSVDLSGNSVGLLMGANDGDNPKSILGVPFSQYSKLEMEFRHYYNFNSETKLASRIILGAGIPYGNSNELPFIKQFFIGGTSSIRAFRARSIGPGIFNGNEVTNSFLPDQSGDLKLEFSTELRTKIYKLIKGAVFVDAGNIWLLNESEEKPGAKFSGQFLNELAVGAGVGLRFDFSFLVLRTDFAFPLRKPYLPKGDRWVIDAVNFGDGGWRKENLIFNLAIGYPF, from the coding sequence ATGAAAAGTAATATATACATAGCACTGCTTTTTTTAGTAGCACTATGCTTGGGCTGTAGTGGAACGCGAAAAATTACGGAAGGCGATTTATTGTATGTGGGTCATACTCTTAAAGTTGAAAAAGGTAAAGAATCAAAAAAAACAAGAAAAAGTGTAAAATCAGAATTGGATGATTTAATTCGTCCTAAGCCAAACAAATCCATTTTAGGCATGCGTCCAGGAATCTTTTTTTACAACTTAGTTGGTGAAGTAAAAAAAGATAAAGGCTTTAAACATTGGGTAAAATATAAACTAGGTGAAGCACCTGTTTTAATGGGTGACGTTGACTTGGAATACAATAAAAAAGTAATTCAAAATTATGTAGAAAATAAAGGGTTTTTTAATGCAGAATCTAAAGCCGATTCTATTCGAAAAGGTAAAAAGGCAGAAGCTAATTATGAAGTAAAGTTGCATAACCAATATAAAATTAAATCGGTATCGTTTCCAACTGATACGACGCTTCTATCTAAGGAAATTAATATGCTGAAAGAGAAGAGTGTTTTAAAAGTAGGAAAGCCGTATGATTTGGATGTTATAAAAAGGGAAAGAACCCGAATGGATGCGAAATTAAAAGAACGTGGTTTTTATTATTTCAATGAAGATTATCTTTTGGTTCAAGTAGACAGTACAGTTGCCAACCACGAAGTAGATTTAATTGTTAAAATTAAGGATGATGTTCCTGAAAAAGCAAAAAATCAATATCGTATTAATAACATATTTGTTTATCCTAGTTTCAATTTAAAAAGAGATACTATTTCAACCAGAAAAATGGAAACGGTTACCTATGAAGACCTTACTATCATTGATAATAAAACCGTTTTCAAACCTTTTATTTTCGATAAAACACTCTTATTTGATAAAGGCGATTTGTACAACAGAACGACCCACAATTTATCTTTAAACCGATTAATTACCTTAGGAACTTTCAAATTTGTGAAAAATGAATTTAAGGTAAATGATTCTTTAAATAATTATTTAGATGCGTATTATTATTTAACACCATTGCAAAAAAAATCGATTCAAGTAGAAGCATTAGCGAAAACTAATTCAGCTAATTATTCCGGAACCGAACTGAATGTTAATTGGAGTAACCGGAATACATTTAAAGGTGCAGAACTATTAAAAATTTCGGCATTTGCAGGTTTAGAAGTTCAGGTTTCAGGGCAAAATAACGGCTTTAATGTGTATCGCTTTGGAGGGGAAGCCAATTTAATTTGGCCTCGTTTTATTTCACCTTTTAACATGAGCTCCGGCAGTGCTTATGTCCCCAACACAAAGGCTTCTTTAAGTTATGAGTACCAATTAAGAACAAAACTTTATTCCTTAAAAACATTCAACGGTTCATTTGGATATTTATGGAAAGAAAACGAGCGTAAAGAGCACAGCCTTAATGTTGTAAACATTGCATATACATCCTCTAATAATGTTTCAGATTTATATAAGTCGCAAATAGCAGAAAACCCATCCTTACAAAAAGTTATTGATAAACAGTTTATTTTAGGAACCACCTATTCTTATACGTATACCAATACGATGTTAAAAAATAGAAAAAACAATATTTATTTTAAAGGAAGTGTAGATTTATCTGGAAATTCAGTTGGGTTACTTATGGGCGCTAATGATGGTGATAATCCAAAAAGTATCTTGGGTGTTCCTTTTAGTCAATATTCAAAATTAGAAATGGAGTTTCGTCATTATTACAACTTTAATAGTGAGACCAAACTTGCTAGTAGAATTATTTTAGGTGCAGGAATTCCTTATGGAAATTCCAATGAATTGCCTTTTATTAAACAGTTTTTTATAGGAGGAACAAGTAGTATTAGAGCTTTTAGAGCACGATCTATAGGTCCGGGAATCTTTAATGGTAATGAGGTGACCAATTCGTTTTTACCAGACCAATCGGGAGATTTAAAACTAGAATTTAGCACAGAATTACGAACCAAAATATACAAGTTGATTAAAGGTGCCGTTTTCGTAGATGCAGGTAATATTTGGTTATTAAATGAAAGTGAAGAAAAACCAGGAGCCAAATTTTCTGGTCAATTTTTAAATGAATTAGCGGTAGGAGCAGGCGTAGGGTTAAGATTTGATTTTAGTTTCCTAGTACTTAGAACAGATTTTGCATTTCCGTTAAGAAAACCTTATTTGCCAAAAGGAGACCGTTGGGTAATTGATGCTGTTAATTTTGGTGATGGTGGTTGGAGAAAAGAAAACTTAATTTTCAACTTAGCTATTGGTTATCCATTTTAA